In the Pirellulales bacterium genome, one interval contains:
- a CDS encoding Nif3-like dinuclear metal center hexameric protein, producing the protein MSTIADFVEFFARHTPPRLAADWDNVGLLVGDATRQVSRVLTCLTVTDATVQEAIDMGANLLISHHPFPFKAEKRWTADTTTGRLLLALIEHKIAVYSPHTAFDSAELGINQQLATRLGLTGIQPLAPDPTEPTSGIGRQGNAPPVTTLGDLAATACQQLSLSSAHIVGDPARPVTRVGVGCGAADELLGIAMRLGCDCFVTGEARFHTALAAAANQMTMLLLGHYASERFAVEELARVLGKEFTMAQITASAKEADPLVLWRP; encoded by the coding sequence ATGTCCACGATTGCCGATTTTGTTGAGTTTTTTGCCCGACACACCCCCCCGCGGCTAGCCGCCGACTGGGATAATGTGGGCCTGCTAGTGGGGGATGCGACGCGGCAGGTGTCGCGGGTGTTGACGTGCTTAACCGTGACGGACGCCACGGTGCAAGAAGCAATCGACATGGGGGCGAATCTACTGATCAGCCATCACCCGTTTCCTTTTAAGGCGGAAAAACGGTGGACAGCGGACACCACCACGGGCCGGCTGTTATTGGCGTTGATAGAGCACAAAATTGCCGTGTACAGTCCCCACACGGCGTTTGATTCGGCGGAGCTGGGCATCAACCAACAACTGGCAACGCGGCTGGGTTTAACCGGAATACAGCCGTTAGCGCCGGATCCGACGGAACCGACGAGCGGAATCGGACGCCAGGGAAATGCGCCGCCCGTCACGACTTTGGGGGATTTGGCGGCGACCGCCTGCCAACAGTTATCGCTGTCTAGCGCGCACATCGTCGGCGACCCCGCTCGGCCTGTCACACGGGTGGGTGTCGGTTGCGGAGCCGCGGATGAGTTGCTGGGAATAGCGATGCGCTTGGGTTGTGATTGTTTTGTTACCGGCGAGGCGCGCTTTCACACGGCCCTGGCCGCCGCCGCCAATCAGATGACGATGCTGCTGTTGGGACATTATGCCAGCGAGCGATTCGCGGTCGAAGAACTCGCGCGGGTGCTGGGTAAAGAATTCACCATGGCGCAAATCACGGCCAGCGCAAAAGAAGCGGACCCGCTTGTGCTCTGGCGGCCGTAG
- a CDS encoding DNA-directed RNA polymerase subunit alpha C-terminal domain-containing protein, translating into MSTRVPLDTVTREAMEMQAKLEMSTAEIGLAVRTTNCLEERGIFTIQDLLNTKREQLLSISNFGEKTLEEVYLALEKIGFYRPHRRPTKTVKLQLAGV; encoded by the coding sequence ATGTCCACCCGTGTTCCGCTGGATACCGTCACGCGCGAAGCAATGGAAATGCAGGCCAAACTGGAAATGAGCACGGCCGAGATTGGCCTGGCCGTCCGGACCACCAACTGCCTGGAAGAGCGAGGCATTTTTACGATTCAGGATTTGCTCAACACCAAGCGCGAGCAACTGCTCAGCATTTCTAATTTTGGTGAAAAGACCCTCGAGGAAGTATATCTCGCATTGGAAAAGATCGGCTTTTATCGGCCACATCGCCGTCCAACCAAAACGGTCAAGCTGCAATTGGCGGGGGTGTAG
- a CDS encoding TIM barrel protein — protein MPTPAVILSGFADEAAHHKTAVEQFVAFAALGLEYFSLRFIDAGKGIKNVMQLTKGEVQVIRHLMDEYGLNVASIGSPLGKVKLLDQDDGTKNRYVPFKKYLATEVTRACELAHAFETKLIRGFTFYHPKGTDPKGYLPQAVEQLGQIAEMCHRSDLTFGLEVEANLIGQNGHLMAEIHRQLNHPAVVLVFDGANILMQGYSPKETFDQYLAMKPALGWMHIKDYKYAKKSKKIKHIDEDAVWNFVPADQGDAGHAKILADFATLVPALTKKLAKRGIPGVFLDLEPHLKAGGQYGGASGPDGMGVALRGLTHVLDKSGLAYHLRDFADLTAERDA, from the coding sequence ATGCCTACTCCCGCTGTCATTCTTTCTGGCTTTGCCGACGAGGCCGCCCATCATAAGACCGCCGTCGAACAGTTTGTGGCTTTTGCCGCGCTGGGGCTAGAGTATTTTTCCTTGCGCTTTATCGACGCTGGCAAGGGAATCAAAAATGTAATGCAGCTCACCAAAGGAGAAGTCCAGGTCATTCGCCACCTCATGGATGAATATGGCCTCAATGTCGCCTCGATCGGTTCTCCCCTGGGAAAGGTAAAATTGCTCGACCAGGATGACGGCACCAAGAACCGCTATGTCCCCTTCAAAAAATATTTAGCGACCGAAGTCACCCGCGCTTGCGAACTGGCCCATGCGTTCGAGACCAAACTCATCCGCGGTTTTACCTTTTACCATCCCAAGGGGACTGATCCCAAGGGTTACTTGCCCCAGGCGGTCGAGCAACTGGGCCAAATCGCCGAAATGTGCCACCGCTCCGATTTGACCTTTGGCCTGGAGGTGGAAGCTAATCTGATCGGCCAAAATGGCCACCTCATGGCCGAAATTCACCGCCAGCTCAACCATCCTGCCGTGGTTTTGGTCTTTGACGGGGCCAATATCCTCATGCAAGGGTACTCTCCCAAGGAAACCTTTGATCAATACCTGGCCATGAAGCCCGCGCTGGGTTGGATGCATATCAAAGATTATAAATACGCCAAAAAAAGCAAAAAAATAAAGCACATTGACGAGGACGCGGTCTGGAACTTTGTCCCCGCGGACCAGGGGGACGCCGGCCATGCCAAAATTTTGGCCGATTTTGCCACGCTCGTCCCGGCACTTACAAAAAAACTGGCCAAGCGCGGTATTCCCGGCGTCTTTCTGGATTTAGAACCCCATCTCAAGGCCGGCGGTCAATACGGCGGAGCCAGCGGGCCCGACGGCATGGGCGTGGCCCTGCGCGGCCTCACGCACGTGCTGGATAAATCCGGTCTGGCCTATCACCTGCGTGATTTTGCAGATCTCACGGCCGAACGGGACGCCTAA
- a CDS encoding CHRD domain-containing protein, whose product MSIRKVLLAAFCGLACALGSINANAHELIFETFMDGPSEAPPNSSPGTGYSKVTIDLDMVTMRVEAQFQDLLGTTSAAHIHAPTLFPNTSTANVATQTPSFSLFPLGVTFGSFDQTFDMTLASSYRAGFITANGGTVGGAFNALIDALENERAYFNIHTSTFQGGEIRGFYKVIPEPSTVMLIGCGGLALALYGWRRRVAA is encoded by the coding sequence ATGAGTATTCGCAAAGTACTGTTAGCCGCTTTCTGCGGCTTGGCTTGCGCGTTGGGCAGCATTAACGCTAACGCCCATGAATTGATTTTTGAAACCTTCATGGACGGCCCCTCTGAAGCCCCGCCGAACTCTTCTCCTGGCACCGGTTATTCCAAGGTCACGATCGATCTGGATATGGTCACCATGCGCGTGGAAGCGCAATTCCAAGATTTGCTCGGTACGACCAGCGCGGCGCACATTCACGCCCCGACCTTGTTTCCCAACACGAGTACCGCGAACGTGGCAACTCAAACACCTTCTTTTTCGCTATTTCCCCTGGGCGTAACTTTTGGTTCATTTGACCAGACCTTTGATATGACGCTAGCCTCTAGTTACCGCGCTGGTTTTATTACCGCCAATGGTGGCACGGTGGGGGGCGCATTCAATGCCTTGATTGACGCCTTGGAAAATGAAAGAGCGTATTTCAACATCCATACCAGCACTTTTCAAGGTGGCGAAATTCGCGGATTTTACAAGGTTATCCCCGAGCCTAGCACAGTGATGTTAATCGGCTGTGGCGGATTGGCCTTGGCCCTCTACGGCTGGCGCCGCCGCGTGGCGGCCTAA
- the xerC gene encoding tyrosine recombinase XerC: MSTRSRSVARRSIVPGENSSAPPRQAAGINDSASPESELRLAVNRFLTFLQAEKNASPLTLKSYREDLTDLENFFTEQQGAPPPPDCLSTLDLRGYLSGLHERGLAHSSIARRLASLRSFFRFGQREGWSNGNPARPLRNPRKNRKLPHFLTGEQIEQLLSAPPANDPQGLRDRAILETLYSAGLRVSEVVGLNDEDWDRGAEILRIRGKGKRERLSPIGSFASRALLDWIAVRIVAPTASRGGVIPLFVNRFGKRLTTRSVGRMLEKYLKLTGLDLRTSPHTLRHSFATHLLDRGADIRSVQELLGHKSLTTTQIYTHVTTAKLREIYEVAHPRAK; encoded by the coding sequence ATGAGCACCCGCTCTCGTTCCGTCGCGCGGCGATCCATCGTTCCCGGGGAGAATTCCTCCGCGCCCCCCCGACAGGCAGCGGGCATAAATGATTCCGCCAGCCCGGAGTCGGAATTGCGCCTGGCCGTCAACCGCTTTTTGACATTTCTACAGGCGGAAAAAAACGCCAGCCCCCTCACGCTCAAGAGTTACCGCGAAGACTTGACCGATTTGGAAAATTTTTTTACCGAACAGCAAGGCGCGCCCCCACCCCCCGATTGCCTCTCCACGCTCGATTTGCGCGGATATCTTTCTGGTTTGCATGAGCGGGGACTCGCCCACAGCAGCATTGCCCGGCGGTTGGCGTCGCTGCGTAGCTTTTTTCGGTTTGGGCAACGAGAGGGCTGGTCCAATGGCAATCCCGCCCGGCCGCTGAGGAACCCCCGCAAGAACCGCAAACTGCCGCATTTCTTGACAGGTGAGCAAATCGAACAACTGCTCTCCGCCCCCCCGGCCAATGACCCCCAGGGCCTGCGCGACCGGGCGATCCTGGAAACGTTGTACTCCGCGGGCTTGCGCGTCAGCGAAGTCGTGGGCCTGAATGACGAGGATTGGGACCGGGGAGCCGAGATTTTACGCATCCGGGGCAAAGGAAAGCGCGAACGGCTGTCGCCCATCGGCTCATTTGCCAGTCGGGCGTTGCTAGACTGGATCGCCGTACGTATCGTCGCCCCTACAGCCAGTCGTGGGGGCGTGATACCATTGTTTGTTAATCGCTTTGGCAAGCGTTTGACCACGCGCAGTGTCGGGCGGATGTTGGAAAAATATCTTAAGTTGACTGGATTGGATTTGCGGACCAGCCCCCACACCCTGCGGCACAGCTTTGCCACGCATTTGTTGGACCGGGGAGCGGATATTCGCAGTGTGCAAGAACTGCTGGGGCATAAAAGCTTGACCACCACCCAGATCTACACACACGTGACAACCGCGAAACTGCGGGAAATCTATGAAGTAGCGCATCCCCGGGCAAAATAA